Proteins from a genomic interval of Cyanobium sp. AMD-g:
- a CDS encoding Crp/Fnr family transcriptional regulator, with protein MRKLHLEPGEFAYRSGDSGQDVYLVRTGSIELVTLYPETGEGVDGRLGPGHVFGEVELIDGRTRTHTARASQPTELLLFSRDELMDLLFEHPERSLVLGRSVFDRLRDLYTNETLESDLARLREEMQASIRDAVVAHEGRVVRSHSGMAAIAVPIVLMVLLAIGSYWYFHRS; from the coding sequence TTGCGCAAGCTTCACCTGGAACCCGGTGAGTTCGCCTACCGAAGTGGAGACAGTGGGCAGGATGTGTATCTTGTCCGCACCGGGTCGATCGAATTGGTCACCCTCTATCCAGAAACCGGTGAAGGCGTGGATGGGCGCCTTGGGCCCGGCCATGTCTTTGGTGAAGTGGAGCTCATCGACGGCCGCACCCGCACCCACACGGCCCGGGCTTCCCAGCCCACGGAGCTGCTGTTGTTCAGCCGTGACGAGCTGATGGATCTGCTGTTCGAGCACCCCGAGCGCAGTCTTGTGCTGGGACGCAGCGTTTTTGATCGCCTCCGCGACCTCTACACCAACGAAACCCTTGAGTCCGATCTGGCCCGCCTGCGGGAGGAGATGCAGGCCAGCATCCGCGACGCGGTCGTGGCCCATGAAGGGCGGGTGGTGCGCAGCCACAGCGGCATGGCCGCCATCGCCGTTCCGATCGTGCTGATGGTGCTGCTGGCGATCGGTTCCTACTGGTACTTTCACCGGAGCTGA
- a CDS encoding RNA-binding protein, with translation MSVRLYVGNLPQTFDAKELEALFSNVGEGVRFKAVNDRETGGCRGFGFANVEDLAQAEAVIAQLNGKDFGGSSLRIEISEQRRDSRGAAGADRRPGSATTPARKSVNKVVHADAVGEGAPDPRWAGELAKLKNLLASQKAAV, from the coding sequence ATGAGCGTTCGTCTCTATGTCGGCAATCTGCCGCAAACCTTTGATGCCAAAGAGCTGGAAGCTCTCTTCTCGAACGTGGGAGAGGGGGTGCGCTTCAAGGCGGTGAACGACCGGGAGACCGGCGGCTGCAGGGGCTTCGGCTTCGCCAACGTCGAGGATCTGGCCCAGGCCGAGGCGGTGATCGCCCAGCTCAACGGCAAGGACTTCGGCGGCAGCAGCCTGCGCATCGAGATTTCCGAGCAGCGCCGTGACAGCCGCGGAGCCGCCGGTGCCGACCGTCGCCCTGGCAGCGCCACGACGCCCGCCCGCAAGAGCGTCAACAAGGTGGTCCATGCCGACGCCGTCGGCGAAGGTGCCCCCGATCCCCGCTGGGCCGGCGAACTGGCCAAGCTCAAGAACCTGCTGGCCAGCCAGAAAGCCGCGGTCTGA
- a CDS encoding CCA tRNA nucleotidyltransferase, with translation MACEPGRQVSELWLALAPERWPVAPDRFPAGSALVGGAVRDGLLGRLAAQPDLDLVVPGDAMDLARQLGRRYGGTCVVLDQERSIARLVLEGWTIDLARCGGGDLAADLGRRDYTVNAIALPLQGAVVSSNEAADLRLIDPCGGLADLAARRMVAISEANLLDDPLRLLRGVRLACDLDFAIAPATWELIRRHCQRITAVAGERVLAELERLAASGQGHQGLAQALEAGLLQPWGGADGSAVSLQPLGPERPECCGLTPDEAAWALPLARLAAVLDGPTLDRLRASRRLQQRCQRLRQWLDCLRQTPGDTGALKLEALAETERLALQRQLEEELPALLLHLDPAAAQLALRRWRDPTDRLFHPRPPLDGRRLQQLLTIAPGPRLGQLIDHLTAEWAFGRLGGTAATETAELADQALAEAAVVAAQAWLVRQGEAKEADPRRD, from the coding sequence GTGGCGTGCGAGCCGGGACGTCAAGTCTCGGAGCTGTGGCTGGCCCTGGCACCGGAGCGCTGGCCTGTGGCCCCCGACCGGTTTCCAGCGGGCTCAGCCCTGGTGGGGGGGGCGGTCCGTGACGGCCTGCTGGGTCGGCTGGCCGCCCAGCCGGATCTGGACCTGGTGGTGCCTGGCGACGCCATGGACCTGGCCCGGCAGCTGGGGCGTCGCTATGGCGGCACCTGTGTGGTGCTCGACCAGGAGCGTTCGATCGCGCGGCTGGTGCTGGAGGGCTGGACGATCGACCTGGCCCGCTGTGGCGGGGGGGATCTGGCCGCCGATCTGGGCCGCCGCGACTACACCGTCAACGCCATCGCCCTGCCCCTGCAGGGGGCGGTCGTGAGCAGCAACGAGGCCGCCGATCTGCGGCTGATCGACCCCTGCGGCGGCCTTGCGGATCTGGCGGCGCGCCGCATGGTGGCGATCAGCGAGGCCAACCTGCTGGACGACCCCCTGCGGTTGCTGCGCGGGGTGCGGCTGGCCTGCGACCTGGACTTCGCCATCGCCCCGGCCACCTGGGAGCTGATCCGGCGCCACTGCCAGCGGATCACCGCCGTGGCCGGGGAGAGGGTGCTGGCGGAACTGGAGCGGCTGGCCGCCTCTGGCCAGGGGCATCAGGGCCTGGCTCAGGCGCTGGAGGCGGGACTGCTCCAGCCCTGGGGAGGTGCTGACGGAAGCGCGGTGTCGCTGCAGCCCCTCGGTCCCGAGCGGCCGGAATGCTGCGGCCTCACGCCCGACGAGGCAGCCTGGGCCCTGCCCCTGGCAAGGCTGGCGGCCGTGCTGGATGGCCCGACCCTGGATCGGCTGCGGGCCAGCCGCCGCCTGCAGCAGCGCTGCCAGCGGCTGCGCCAATGGCTCGATTGTCTCCGGCAGACGCCAGGGGACACCGGTGCGCTGAAGCTGGAAGCGCTGGCAGAAACGGAGCGTCTGGCCCTGCAGCGCCAGCTGGAGGAGGAGCTGCCCGCCCTGCTGCTGCACCTGGATCCGGCGGCGGCACAACTGGCGCTGCGGCGCTGGCGGGATCCGACGGATCGTCTGTTTCATCCCCGGCCGCCCCTGGACGGCCGCCGCCTGCAACAGCTGCTGACCATCGCTCCGGGCCCCCGGCTCGGCCAGCTGATCGACCACCTCACGGCCGAATGGGCCTTCGGTCGCCTGGGCGGAACAGCAGCAACGGAGACAGCGGAGTTGGCGGATCAAGCTTTGGCCGAAGCGGCCGTTGTGGCGGCCCAGGCGTGGCTGGTTCGCCAGGGCGAGGCGAAGGAGGCGGACCCACGGCGTGATTAA
- a CDS encoding Ycf34 family protein has translation MCICVDCHWVERCQAYHAVERQHGVVHLTMSPDFSPRQPRIHVQVLDLDDTAASVGVEWDVRACSDFRSDPGRWRRCRPDGPLPS, from the coding sequence ATGTGCATCTGCGTGGATTGCCACTGGGTCGAGCGCTGTCAGGCCTACCACGCGGTCGAGCGTCAGCACGGCGTCGTCCACCTCACCATGAGCCCCGATTTCAGCCCCCGGCAGCCCCGCATCCACGTGCAGGTGCTTGATCTCGACGACACGGCGGCCAGCGTCGGTGTGGAGTGGGACGTGCGGGCCTGCTCCGACTTCCGCTCCGATCCGGGCCGCTGGCGCCGCTGCCGCCCCGATGGGCCCCTGCCGTCATGA
- the tsaB gene encoding tRNA (adenosine(37)-N6)-threonylcarbamoyltransferase complex dimerization subunit type 1 TsaB → MTGLPDPDGRPWLLALHSSSDSLGVGLQRLGAAQPERLERFPLGRSLSNGLFDCLESVLPASAWTRLGRLAVATGPGGFTGTRLTVVLARTLAQQLALPLDGISSFQLMARRLLGGPMPPSETGAFWLLQELPRRGVVAGLYGADPGQPGGVAELEAPRLHRGRDALAPFPIHPAEVCLPEDVIQLLGFSAASAAAGRSAPWQPVLPLYPTSPVEALPC, encoded by the coding sequence ATGACCGGCCTTCCCGATCCGGACGGTCGTCCCTGGCTGCTTGCGCTGCACAGCTCCAGCGACAGCCTCGGGGTGGGGTTGCAGCGGCTTGGGGCAGCGCAGCCTGAGCGGCTGGAGCGTTTCCCCCTCGGCCGCTCCCTCTCCAATGGCCTGTTCGATTGCCTGGAATCGGTGCTGCCGGCCAGCGCCTGGACCCGGCTGGGTCGTCTGGCGGTGGCCACGGGGCCTGGTGGCTTCACCGGTACCCGCCTGACGGTGGTGCTGGCCCGCACCCTGGCCCAGCAGCTGGCTCTGCCCCTCGACGGGATCAGCAGTTTCCAGCTGATGGCCCGCCGTCTGCTCGGCGGGCCCATGCCGCCCAGCGAGACGGGCGCTTTCTGGCTGCTGCAGGAACTGCCCCGTCGCGGGGTGGTGGCGGGGCTCTACGGCGCCGACCCGGGCCAACCCGGGGGCGTGGCTGAGCTGGAGGCCCCAAGGCTGCACCGGGGTCGCGACGCCCTGGCCCCCTTCCCCATCCACCCCGCCGAGGTGTGCCTGCCGGAGGACGTGATCCAGTTGCTCGGCTTCAGTGCCGCCAGCGCCGCCGCCGGCCGGAGCGCCCCCTGGCAGCCGGTGCTGCCCCTCTACCCCACCAGTCCGGTGGAGGCGCTCCCATGCTGA
- a CDS encoding YdcF family protein — protein sequence MLVGLVGLGLLWLSRGVWWPTPPPPQMILVLGGDADREAAAARLARTDGLPVVVTGGTNPEYAHWLFQQKEGLPPRQVQLDYRARDTVSNFTSLVDDLRKSRIRHALLVTSTDHMQRALLVGRIVAGSRGIHLTPVSVPCGDLCVVESRRRLWGDGARAALWVISGHDIRPWVEERVAPWLEKAGFR from the coding sequence GTGCTGGTCGGTCTGGTCGGACTGGGTCTGCTGTGGCTGTCCCGGGGGGTGTGGTGGCCCACGCCGCCGCCGCCCCAGATGATCCTGGTGCTGGGGGGGGATGCGGATCGGGAGGCGGCGGCGGCCCGTCTGGCCCGCACCGATGGGCTGCCGGTGGTGGTCACCGGAGGCACCAACCCCGAGTACGCCCACTGGCTGTTCCAGCAGAAGGAAGGCTTGCCCCCCCGCCAGGTCCAGCTTGATTACCGCGCCCGGGACACGGTGTCCAACTTCACCTCCCTGGTCGACGATCTGCGCAAGTCCCGCATCCGCCACGCCCTGCTCGTCACCTCCACCGATCACATGCAGCGGGCCTTGCTGGTGGGACGGATCGTGGCCGGAAGCCGCGGCATTCACCTCACCCCGGTCTCCGTGCCCTGCGGCGATCTGTGCGTCGTCGAGAGCCGGCGGCGCCTCTGGGGCGATGGCGCCAGGGCGGCCCTGTGGGTGATCAGCGGCCACGACATCAGGCCCTGGGTGGAAGAGCGGGTGGCTCCCTGGCTGGAGAAAGCAGGCTTCCGCTGA
- a CDS encoding 1-acyl-sn-glycerol-3-phosphate acyltransferase, translating into MRRRRRPPADPPALLSTPKPSLTYRLISYLLVFPVFRVLFRGQTTGNDNVPLEGAVVVVANHGSHLDPPLLGHALGRPVAFMAKAELFRVPLLGPIIRACGAYPVERGAGDREAIRTATDRLLQGWATGVFLDGTRQPDGRVNQPQPGAALLAARAGVPLLPVAIINSHRALGPGGHGPRLVPIHIRIGTPIPPPASRRRPDLDAATRAAQEQINRMLDLGPISGSLLSPAREPPALPPRA; encoded by the coding sequence GTGAGGCGCCGCCGCCGGCCCCCGGCCGATCCCCCAGCCCTGCTGAGCACCCCGAAGCCGAGCCTGACCTATCGGCTGATCAGCTACCTGCTGGTCTTTCCGGTCTTCCGGGTGCTGTTCCGGGGCCAGACCACCGGCAACGACAACGTGCCTCTGGAGGGCGCCGTGGTGGTGGTGGCCAACCATGGCTCCCACCTGGATCCACCACTCCTGGGCCATGCCCTCGGCAGGCCCGTGGCCTTCATGGCCAAGGCGGAACTGTTCCGGGTGCCACTGCTGGGGCCGATCATCCGGGCCTGCGGCGCCTACCCGGTGGAGCGGGGCGCCGGCGACCGCGAAGCGATCCGCACCGCCACCGACCGGCTGCTGCAGGGCTGGGCCACCGGTGTCTTCCTCGACGGCACCCGCCAGCCGGATGGCCGCGTCAACCAGCCCCAGCCAGGGGCGGCCCTGCTGGCGGCCCGGGCTGGGGTGCCCTTGCTGCCGGTGGCGATCATCAACAGCCACCGGGCCCTGGGTCCGGGCGGCCATGGGCCCCGGCTGGTGCCGATCCACATCCGCATCGGCACACCGATTCCACCGCCGGCCTCGCGACGACGCCCCGACCTGGATGCGGCGACCCGTGCCGCCCAGGAGCAGATCAACCGGATGCTCGACCTTGGCCCGATCAGCGGAAGCCTGCTTTCTCCAGCCAGGGAGCCACCCGCTCTTCCACCCAGGGCCTGA
- the fabD gene encoding ACP S-malonyltransferase has product MAIAWVFPGQGSQKPGMAEGVIDLPGARERFDRASALLGRDLLAICAGSEAGGSGDPGEPSDLNDTRNTQPALFVVESLLVDELHRQGRTALLVAGHSLGELVALYAAGVFDAETGLKLMRRRSELMAAAGGGAMTAVMGFDRDELERVVAATEGVVIANDNSAAQVVLSGTPEAVASVSATVRCKRAIPLAVSGAFHSPFMASAAAAFASELEAVPFADARVPVLSNADPRPETSASVLKERLRQQMTRGVRWRETMEGLQGAGITTAVEIGPGNVLSGLIKRSCPGLGTAQIAGTGDLGQ; this is encoded by the coding sequence ATGGCCATCGCCTGGGTGTTTCCGGGACAGGGTTCGCAGAAGCCGGGCATGGCCGAGGGGGTGATCGACCTGCCCGGCGCCCGGGAGCGCTTTGATCGGGCCTCAGCGCTGCTCGGCCGCGACCTGCTGGCCATCTGCGCCGGCTCAGAAGCCGGCGGCAGCGGGGACCCCGGCGAACCCAGCGATCTCAACGACACCCGCAACACCCAGCCGGCCCTGTTCGTGGTCGAGAGTCTGCTGGTGGACGAACTGCACCGGCAGGGCCGCACGGCCCTGCTGGTGGCTGGCCACAGCCTGGGCGAACTGGTGGCGCTCTACGCCGCCGGGGTCTTCGATGCCGAGACCGGCCTGAAGCTGATGCGCCGCCGCAGCGAATTGATGGCCGCCGCCGGCGGCGGCGCCATGACCGCCGTGATGGGCTTCGACCGCGACGAACTGGAGCGGGTGGTGGCGGCCACCGAGGGGGTGGTCATCGCCAACGACAACAGCGCCGCCCAGGTGGTGCTCTCCGGCACCCCGGAGGCGGTGGCCAGCGTCAGCGCCACAGTGCGCTGCAAACGGGCCATCCCCCTGGCCGTCTCCGGCGCCTTCCATTCCCCTTTCATGGCCAGCGCCGCCGCGGCCTTCGCCAGCGAACTGGAGGCGGTGCCCTTCGCCGACGCCCGCGTCCCTGTGCTCAGCAACGCCGATCCCCGGCCCGAAACCTCCGCCAGCGTGCTCAAGGAGCGCCTGCGCCAGCAGATGACCAGGGGGGTGCGCTGGCGCGAAACGATGGAAGGCCTGCAGGGCGCGGGCATCACCACAGCGGTGGAGATCGGCCCCGGCAACGTGCTCAGTGGCCTGATCAAGCGCAGCTGCCCCGGGCTCGGCACCGCCCAGATCGCCGGCACGGGCGACCTGGGCCAGTGA
- a CDS encoding beta-ketoacyl-ACP synthase III, whose product MALVGCGRALPAASISNDQLSERVETNDGWIRSRTGIGARRVAGPGETVTSLAAEAGRAALAHAGWAPDEVDLILLATSSPDDLFGTAPRVQAALGAHRAVAFDLTAACSGFLFALITAAQYIRGGTMQRVLVIGADQLSRWLDWDDRRTCVLFGDGAGALAVQACDPGEDALVGFRMRSDGSRNACLTLAQVAEHRPLVGDLSAQVGGFAPIHMNGQEVYKFAVREVPAVLAELLEATGTAAADIDWLLLHQANQRILDAVADRFAMPAERVLSNLSAYGNTSAATIPLMLDEAVRDGRVGAGDLIASSGFGAGLSWGAALFRWSGPGRPPAEP is encoded by the coding sequence ATGGCCCTGGTGGGCTGCGGACGCGCTCTCCCCGCCGCCAGCATCAGTAACGACCAGCTGAGCGAGCGGGTCGAAACCAACGACGGCTGGATCCGCAGCCGCACCGGCATCGGCGCCCGGCGCGTGGCCGGCCCTGGTGAAACCGTCACCAGCCTGGCCGCCGAGGCCGGCCGGGCGGCCCTGGCCCATGCGGGCTGGGCCCCCGACGAGGTGGATCTGATCCTGCTGGCCACCTCCAGCCCCGACGACCTGTTCGGAACCGCTCCCCGGGTCCAGGCGGCCCTGGGGGCCCACCGGGCGGTGGCCTTCGATCTGACGGCGGCCTGCAGCGGCTTCCTGTTCGCCCTGATCACGGCGGCCCAGTACATCCGCGGCGGCACGATGCAGCGGGTGCTGGTGATCGGTGCCGACCAGCTCAGCCGCTGGCTCGACTGGGACGACCGCCGCACCTGTGTGCTCTTCGGCGATGGCGCCGGTGCCCTGGCCGTCCAGGCCTGCGACCCTGGCGAGGACGCCCTGGTGGGCTTCCGCATGCGCTCGGACGGCAGCCGCAACGCCTGCCTCACCCTGGCCCAGGTGGCCGAGCACCGGCCCCTGGTGGGGGATCTCTCGGCCCAGGTGGGTGGCTTCGCGCCGATCCACATGAACGGCCAGGAGGTCTACAAGTTCGCCGTGCGGGAAGTGCCCGCCGTGCTGGCCGAGCTGCTCGAGGCCACCGGCACCGCCGCCGCCGACATCGACTGGCTGCTGCTTCACCAGGCCAACCAGCGCATCCTCGATGCGGTGGCCGACCGCTTCGCCATGCCCGCCGAGCGGGTGCTCAGCAATCTCTCGGCCTATGGCAACACCTCCGCCGCCACGATCCCCCTGATGCTCGACGAGGCGGTCCGCGATGGCCGGGTGGGCGCCGGCGATCTGATCGCCAGCAGCGGCTTCGGCGCCGGCCTCAGCTGGGGCGCCGCCCTGTTCCGCTGGAGCGGTCCCGGCCGCCCGCCTGCCGAGCCCTAA
- the plsX gene encoding phosphate acyltransferase PlsX — MPPKDPEGAGRDSRRYASNRPKPNRTIRRLVIWYRRNAAVTSLVGTATATASGAASGAVSVAGSMAGAATNVAGSVLQPLVFDPLRRLQQGAHTGAGIDDRQRLWVAVDGMGGDHAPGPILEGCLRAVALLPLRIRFVAEPEPLRQAVAAMGLGHELEEAVQRGLIELVPSGPTVGMHEEATVVRRKRDASINVAMDLVKKGDATAVYSAGNSGAVMAAAIFRLGRLAGIDRPAIGALFPTKDPSQQVLVLDVGANMDCKPEWLHQFALLGNIYSRDVLQVKRPRIGLVNIGEEECKGNDLCLRTHPLLAGDERFVFAGNCEGRDILSGDFDVVVCDGFTGNVLLKFLESVGSVLLDVLRAELPRGRRGKVGSAFLRSNLVRIKKRLDHAEHGGALLLGVDGICVIGHGSSRALSVVSALRLAHSAASHGVMDDLHALGEGSAGVATTCG, encoded by the coding sequence TTGCCACCGAAGGATCCTGAAGGCGCGGGGCGCGACAGCCGCCGTTACGCCTCCAACCGCCCCAAACCCAACCGCACGATCCGCCGCCTGGTGATCTGGTACAGGCGCAATGCGGCCGTCACCAGCCTGGTGGGCACCGCCACCGCCACCGCCAGCGGTGCCGCCTCCGGGGCGGTGTCGGTGGCGGGCAGCATGGCCGGCGCCGCCACCAACGTGGCGGGCTCCGTGCTCCAGCCCCTGGTCTTCGATCCGCTGCGGCGCCTCCAGCAGGGGGCCCACACCGGGGCTGGCATCGATGACCGTCAGCGCCTCTGGGTCGCCGTCGACGGCATGGGCGGAGACCATGCCCCGGGGCCGATCCTGGAGGGATGCCTGCGGGCCGTGGCCCTGCTGCCCCTGCGCATCCGCTTCGTGGCCGAGCCGGAGCCGCTGCGCCAGGCGGTGGCGGCGATGGGCCTGGGCCACGAGCTGGAGGAGGCGGTGCAACGCGGCCTGATCGAACTGGTGCCCAGTGGCCCCACGGTGGGCATGCACGAGGAGGCCACGGTGGTGCGCCGCAAGCGCGACGCCAGCATCAACGTGGCCATGGATCTGGTCAAGAAGGGCGACGCCACCGCCGTCTATTCCGCCGGCAACTCCGGCGCCGTGATGGCCGCCGCAATCTTCCGCCTTGGCCGGCTGGCCGGCATCGATCGGCCGGCCATCGGCGCCCTGTTCCCCACCAAAGACCCCAGCCAGCAGGTCCTGGTGCTCGATGTCGGGGCCAACATGGATTGCAAGCCTGAATGGCTGCACCAGTTCGCCCTGCTCGGGAACATCTACAGCCGCGACGTGCTGCAGGTGAAACGGCCCCGCATCGGCCTGGTGAACATCGGCGAGGAAGAGTGCAAAGGCAACGACCTCTGCCTGCGCACCCATCCGCTGCTGGCGGGTGACGAGCGCTTCGTGTTCGCCGGCAACTGCGAAGGCCGCGACATCCTCTCCGGGGATTTCGACGTCGTGGTCTGCGATGGCTTCACCGGCAACGTGCTGCTGAAGTTCCTCGAATCGGTGGGCAGCGTCCTGCTGGATGTGCTTCGCGCCGAGCTGCCCCGGGGTCGCCGGGGCAAGGTGGGGTCGGCGTTCCTGCGCAGCAACCTGGTGCGGATCAAGAAGCGCCTCGACCATGCCGAGCACGGCGGCGCCCTGCTGCTCGGTGTCGATGGGATCTGCGTCATCGGCCACGGCAGCAGCCGGGCCCTCTCGGTGGTGAGCGCCCTGCGGCTGGCCCACTCCGCCGCCAGCCACGGCGTCATGGACGACCTGCACGCCCTCGGCGAGGGGAGCGCCGGAGTGGCAACCACCTGTGGTTGA
- the rpaB gene encoding response regulator transcription factor RpaB — MTASPTAKETILVVDDEASIRRILETRLSMIGYQVVTACDGEEAIEAFHRVLPDLVVLDVMMPKLDGYGVCQELRKESDVPIVMLTALGDVADRITGLELGADDYVVKPFSPKELEARIRCVLRRVEKDPGAGIPNSGVIQVGDLRIDTNKRQVYRGDERIRLTGMEFSLLELLVSRSGEPFSRGEILKEVWGYTPERHVDTRVVDVHISRLRSKLEDDPANPELILTARGTGYLFQRIVEPVATEGS; from the coding sequence ATGACGGCCTCCCCCACCGCCAAAGAAACCATTCTCGTCGTCGACGACGAGGCCAGCATCCGCCGGATCCTCGAGACCCGGTTGTCGATGATCGGCTATCAGGTGGTCACAGCTTGCGATGGCGAGGAGGCCATCGAGGCGTTCCACCGCGTCCTGCCTGACCTTGTGGTCCTCGACGTGATGATGCCCAAACTTGACGGCTATGGCGTCTGCCAGGAGCTGCGCAAGGAGTCCGATGTGCCGATCGTGATGCTCACCGCCCTCGGCGACGTGGCCGACCGCATCACGGGGCTCGAACTCGGGGCCGACGACTACGTCGTCAAGCCCTTCAGCCCCAAGGAGCTGGAGGCGCGCATCCGCTGCGTGCTGCGACGGGTCGAGAAGGACCCTGGCGCCGGGATTCCCAATTCCGGCGTGATCCAGGTGGGCGATCTCCGCATCGACACCAACAAACGGCAGGTGTACCGGGGCGACGAGCGCATCCGGCTCACCGGCATGGAGTTCAGCCTGCTCGAGTTGCTGGTGAGCCGTTCCGGCGAACCCTTCAGCCGCGGCGAGATCCTCAAGGAGGTGTGGGGCTACACCCCCGAGCGTCACGTGGACACCCGCGTGGTGGATGTCCACATCTCGCGGCTGCGCTCCAAACTGGAGGATGATCCAGCCAACCCCGAGCTGATCCTCACGGCCAGGGGCACCGGCTATCTGTTCCAGCGCATCGTTGAACCCGTTGCCACCGAAGGATCCTGA